The genomic interval ggaagatgtggcgagtggtggggtcacgttgaaggtggcggaaatggcggaggattatgtgctgtatttggcggctagtggggtgaaaggtgaggaccagagggactctgcccttgttgcgagtgcggggatggggagagagagcagtgttacggggtatggatgagaccctggtgtgagcctcatctatggtggcggaggggaatccccgttccctgaagaacgaggacatttccgatgccctggtgtggaatgtctcatcctgggaacagatgcggcgtaggcggaggaattgggagtaggggatggagttccATTCACATGTTACCATTTGACAACCAGAACTCTTGATTCCTATTTTGTGTGAGCTGTAATTCCTTGCATATGTTTCGTCGCCCGCACATGGCTTGTTTTACTTTTTGTCTTCAAATATGCAAACAATCTACATGACatcaaaagacaaaaagtgctggagtaactctgacttAAGATTAATTAATCaatctgatctccctgtggcccagcacttcaactccccctctcattccgaatccgatctttctgtcctgggcatcctccatggccagagttagtcccatcgcaaattgggggagcagcacctcatatttcgctgggcagtttacaccccagcggtatgaacactgactgacttcaacaatttcaggtagtctttgctttctccctccttcccctccccagctctcccacactcTACTGTctcgtctcttcctttcttcttcccgcccccctcacccccacatcagtctgaagaagggtctcaaccagaagcgtcacatattccttcgctccatagatgctgcctcactcgctgagtttctccagcattgttgtctagtagtaggcccctctcggtcatgactgaccatgggtgaagcattctggtcggatgcaagcctgggcgatgttctGGTCCCAAAGAAGGATCTACTATTATATGATACAATCACCCTCCTCTTtcaaaatgtggaggaaggaactgcagacactggtttacaccaaagatagacacagaatactggagtaattcagcgggtcaggcagcatctctggtgaaaaaggaattggtgacgtttcaggtcaagacccttcttcagactgagagtcgggggagagggaaagtagaggtatgaaaaggttctgaACAAATCAGATccggcactgatgaccaaggaaaggtggagcccacaatggttcattgttggctgtggaagaggttaaCGAACGGATACATGGCTCCTCCTTCAAATCTCTTTTCTGCTCATAAACCTAGAACTagattctgcactctatctttccctttgctttacatattgcacttgagtttggtttgaCTGTAGTTATGTATAGCTTCATCAGATCGgatgggatagcatgcaaagcttttcactgtacctcagtacatgtgtcaACGATAAACCTAAACCAAAGAACATTCTTTGATGGTGATGGGGGCTTGGGGTAAGAGGTTTAATTAAGAAATTCCTAGACCTAAATATATGAAGGCATGACAGCTAAGGATGGGTTAAGGAGactgcagtaaaaaaaaaaactgtgctggagtaactcagaaggtcaggcaccgtctatggtgaacatggatagtgtaggaaggaactggtttaaactgaagctggagttactagtcactggcagccaacctttATTGCcacactttgccttctgccatccagcaaaCCTGCTATCCCTGCTAGTATCTtctctttgataccatgggctctcatcttctttagtacCTTAACaacggccttctgaaaatccaggtaaacaacatccactgactctcctttgtctgtcctgctatttacttactCAAAAGAATTCTAACAGGATTGTCAGGCAAggtctccctttcacaaaaccatgctgacttcggcctattttattgtGTGTTTCTAAATACTCATAAATCCTCATAACATCCTTTATAATAATGGTCTCTAAAAtcctaccaaccactgaagtcaggctaatcggcctatagtttccacttaatgcagacacaaaaagctggagtaactcagcgggacaggcagaatttctggagagaaggaatgggtgacgtttcgggtcgagacccttcttcagactgcagtttcCACTTTCCTGCttcgctcccttcttgaacagcggcGTGATATTAGCAACTTTCCAATCGCCTGGAACCATCCCTAACTCGAGTGATTCTTGAAAGTTCACAACTAATGCCTCTGCAATCTCGAAAGCCTATTTAATTGTATTATTTAGGAAGCTTTTCAATGAGACCATTAAACTAATTCATATCTCCAGTAGATATGGGACATCACAAGCTGTTGTTCAGTGAGGTACAGGGGAAGTCTGGTCAATATTTATTCTACAGTCATCACAATGTGTTTATCTAATCAGTGGTGCTGAGATGTGGCGCTTATCTGTACAATTAGCTGCTGCATTTCCATACAATAGTGGCGACACCACAAGTACTTCCAACTATAATAGTGCTTCGGAATGTCTTGACGTCATGAAAGGCAAACGTGATAACTTCTTTATTTTTACAAAGAAGGGCAGGAAATATAACAACGCCATTCTACGGGGAATCACATCGTAGAAATTGCACAGTTTTGTAAAATTGAAAAAGGCCCTGCAGAAAAGGGCAGTATTTGAGCGAACGATGAGAAGCTTGTGGAATGGGAGCAAACTAGGCCAAGCAAACAATGGGACAAAGATTTAGTGCAAGGGGGAAAAAGAAAGTTAGAAAGCAGGGCAGTAGAGTTACCTCTACTGTTAGAAAGTGGggcagccagagacctgggttcaatcttgaccacgggtgctgtcagtagagaatttgtacgttctccctgtgaccgcgtggggttttccccgggtgctccagtttcttcccagactccaaagacgtacaggtttgtaggttaattggctacggtaaagattgtaaatggaccctggtgtgtaggatggtgctaatgtatCTGTGGCAGACTCGGTCGGCCAAAGGGACTAAATTCTCATTATTATCCATTTAAATTCTCAGTGAAGAACCAATTATAATTTGCAATGAGGGTAAAGGCATTAAAAAACTTCTGAAAGTTAAAAGCAAATTAAATATAACGTTTGAATGCTTCATGCATCTTTGGTTCCCTCAATAATAATCTCAATGACAATAATAATTTTCTAGTACAATGATGCTGGTTTCCACATATTGTATTAGTAGGTAAACAGGTGCATTGACAATCATTGCAGGTACAAAAATAGataccccgccccccctccccccccccccccaaataagaGAACGCTTCATGTATAAAATTTGAAATGCATAAAATATAAGATACCATAAATTGATTTACAGATGAATTCAAGAGACTCAGATGACAATCACAATTTGGTCAAGCCTTAATTTGGTGTTCATGTCACTTTTAAAGCTCCTGATCATTTATTCCTCAGTATCCATTTTCTACACACTACTAACTGTCACTAGTGCCTATTTTGCTGatagatttattattattttcagctcCAAAGAGTATTTCTAGACATATTGTAGATgcacttagagatacagcgtggaaacaggctcttcggcccaccaagtccgcgatcACACTAGTACtatcacaccaggggcaatttactatctttaccaaagccaattaacctacaaatcggtatgtcattggaatgtgggaggaaactggagcacccggggaaaacccacgcaggtccaggGCAcgccatacaaactccgtacaggcagcacccgtagtcaggatcgaacccgggtctctggcgctgtaaggcagcatttctatcgctgcgccaccgtgctgccttctaCAACTCAAGGACAGCTAGatccgctggtcaagaaggcttttggctcaTTGGCCCTCATCGGTCAGATtaatgagtatagaatttgggaggtcatgttgcagttgtataagacgttggcgaggccacatttagagtattgtgttcacctCTGGGCAACATgctgtgggaaagatgttgttgtGCTGGaaagctctggcgctgtaaggcagcaactatcgctgcaccactgggcacttttcttttttttttttacatttgtagcTATTCATCTCCAAACATACTCAACATTAAAATTTAGAAAACAAACCATGACCGTTGAGTTGGGCATTTTATTAGTCATCGGcgggtggtcagtgtggactcggtgggccgaagggactgtttccgtgctgtatctttcaatcaattcaattttaTGCTGAAACATATTTAGCTGCAGCGTGACATTGCCAAATGTCATTCTCTGCTATTGCCACAGATTATTGTAATTTAGCcacttcttcagccagagggtggcgaatctgtggaattcattgccatagacggctgtggaggcaaaatcattggatatttttaagttggagattcttgattagtatgggtgtccgggattatggggagatagcaggagaatggggttgagagggaaagatagatcagccatggttgaatggcggagtagacttgaagggccgaatggtccaattcagctcctagaacctatgaacttccAGATTGTATTTGTGTGTGGAACAATAGCTGTAATAATAAGAACTATGTTGAAGAATTAATGTTCCATTATTGCTACAAACGTCTGCTCATATCTAACAAGTGGTATTAAGCAAAACAATCATTTCTGACCACAGGCTAGCTCCATGATtatatttttaaagtttaaactAATTTGGTATTGTGCTTTTCGATATACCGACTTATAAACTTCaatgatttaaaataatttatggcTTTGTGACCTATTTACCCACAAGATTTGAGTAGTAGTAGTTGCCTTTAAATGTTAAAGGCAATTCATAGAAAAACCGGAGATTACTAATTTTAGTAAAAAAAATAGGAAATGTTCCCCAAAATTTCCTGAAATTCAAACGACAGcgaaaggcaacaaagtccattaTTGGCTGCTGACACCGAGCAGGATGGGAACTCTCAGAGTGTTATCACGGTTCCATCTTCCTCAATGCCGCCTCTGGTGAGAGCGAGACTGTGCCTCGCCTCAGCTTTGATTGCAGTCAACGTGTTAAGTATGCTCGCTCTGTTTTCTCGAATGGAGTCATTGAACGCCAGCTCCTTCTGCAGTCTCTGACTGAGATTACCAACGCTCGTCTGGGAAGTGGCAAAGGAGGAAGGCAGCGGCTTGAAGGGAATGCTGTGCGTGTCGTTGGTCCCCTCGATGATAATGTCAGCTTCCTCGTCGCTTTCGTCCTCGGGGTTGTAGTTGTGCATGGCGTGGGCAGACGACAGGCTGTGGTGACTGGACGTGCTGTCGTTGGAGTGGCCAGAGCTACCAGACATGCGGCTGCTGCGGATGACATTGTTCCTCTGGTTGACTGGCTTCACCGTGACGATGAGGTTGTGACTGTTGGCGATCATCATGTCTGTAACCTGATCGAGTGTTTTCCCCATCACCTCGATCCCATTCACCTCCAGCACTTCGTCGTTAACAGCCAGGAGCCCCGTGCTTTCGGCTAAACCTCCCGGCACCAGCCTCGAGATGAAGATGCCGGGAACCTTTTCAAGGCCGTGCGCGGTCACTCTCACGCTAGTGCCGTCTCGAATGTAGAATCCCAGGGGCTTCTCGCATCCGTGCTTGTACAACCGCACTCTCCGGTGAGTTTCAGGCAGAATGTCCACGTCAATAATGGAAGAAACCGGTCTGAAGTCTTGAGGAACGCTAATACTGAGGTGAACACGCTTCCGGAGGGTGTCGTTTCGGAGACCTCCCAGAGGTTTCTTCTTTCTTGTCAATGAATCGGTGCCAAAAAGATCGTAGTCTACCTCTTCTGAAAAAGTCAAAAGCAAATTTCTGAAAAGGTTCATTCATAATATTGTGCATCATCTAGgactaaattaaaacaaaatatagAGCGATAGAGTCGCAcatcgtgcaaacaggccctttggacctacttgcccacaccggccaacatgtcccaactacactagtcccacctgcccacgtttggtccatatccctctaaacctgtcctatccatgtacctgtctaagtgtttcttaaatgttgggatagacccagcctcaactacctcctctggcagcttgttccatacatccaccatcctctgtgtgaaaaagttacccctcaaattcccattaaatattttccccttcaccataaacctatgtcctctggtcctccagaCCCACTCTgtttaagagactctgtgcatctacccgatctattcctctcatgattttatacacctctgtaagatcaccccctcatcctcctgcgctccaaggaatagagtcctagcctactcaacctctccctacagctcacaccctcgagtcctgcaaCTGTTGTTTAGAGATTCCAAATAGCAAAGCATTTCCAGAGAACAAACCTGCTATTTGAGATATTTTAAACCTATTTCAAGTCAAACTGGTTGCCGTGTAGACATTTCAAAGTGATAATATAGAATTAAACCAATTAGAATTCACAATGATAAACATTAGACAAGGAATGCATTATAGCAAAAATGCTAAAAAGCATTAGTAAAACTAATTTTAGGCCTTTTAGTCAAAATTATTCAATCGGATTacataatgcaatttaaaaatagtgaagataaacacaaaatgctggagtaactcagcgggtctggcagcatctctggatataaaGGATGGGgtttgacctttcttcagactgaaagcaggggggtgggggtgagtggaAGAGAAGAGGTGGTGGCGAGAAAAGATAGTGGTGCACAATTAAACAGAAGCCCTGTGTTAGCAGAGGAGATGCCTCACCTCCAAAACCGCCTGCCTCTTCAGCGACTGCCTGCCCCATTTGACGGGGAGTCTGAAGTGCCCACCCTGGCCTTATTAGCCATTTCAGAACCCATTAAACTGGAGTGGAAGTAAATCCCTTGAGAGACGACCGGAGATCAGGGTGGACTTTTAAAGAAATGGTCAGTGCACTTGTTAAAATTGGAGGAAGCTTCAATTAGTCTAAGTGATTAACGCtacaaaaatattatttaaaaaatgtaattctTTGGAGATTCATGTAGGCAAATAACAAACTGAAGCAAGACTACAGTCAGTGTCATGGAACAAGAGGCTACAGATGATAGTTAGTTGCTCCAGCTTCtatctgctggtggaactcagcgggcaagcagcatctgtgggatgtgggtaTTGAAGGTACTGTCAACTTTCCAGGTCAAAATAATTTGGGTTAAAGCATTCAtacgttccaggagcagaattaggccattcggcccatctgccattcaatcatggctgaccgatatttccctctcaaccccattctcctgtcttcaccccataagtgttgtacttccggttgcgctggtgccagctgcctccaccttcatctttttgtttttttgttatgttgaagtgtgtttttaatgttttttttaatattttaatgtgggggaagagggtacggtaaggggggataccgtcctcgtcccccccagcggcctacctactggattggcgcggcctttcctgcctggaccgaccagagctccagcagcggcgggacagcgctgatacatcgcggggctggcaatgccttaccggggatcgccgtctggagcccggagtgctgggcctgcggcaccgacatcctggagctgtggttcgcggagctcccaacgcgggcggcgctgacaaacattgtGGGGTCTTGCGACTCTGCCCggttcggcctgcggactcgggagctgcggactccggtgggaggcggctgattgggaggtccgggccgctgaggaggattttcactgtcggggttcggcgtcggcgttccatcagcccggcgagagggcctgagcatcgggccgcccggggtggcgactgcgagtgctcggaaggccccgaccacgggtgaacatctgggaagatcggaggggaggctggctggactatggtgccttcctcaccaactttctgtgtttgtgctttttttaaaatcctattttatttttaatatgttttattatttattatttatttatttttatgatactgactgtaaagggaaattcattttgttgtctctaattgagacaatgacaataaatttgaatacaatacaataacctctgacccctgtactaatcaagaatctattaatcttcaccttaaaaatacccactgacggcctccacagccttctgtggcaatgaattccacagattcatcaccctctgaattcctcatctccttcctaaaataacgtcctttaattctgaggttatgacctctagatctactctctcccactagtggaaacacctctCCACACCCAttctatcaaagcctttcactattctgtacgtttcaatgaggtctcccctcatccctctatccagcaagtacaggcccagtgccttcaaaggctcgtcatatgttaacccgctcatccctgggataattcttgtaaatctcctctggactgtATTGCATTAAATGTCCTGATCGTGCAAAACTGTCTacttctaaatatagaaactgTTTACAGGAGCGGCGAACAATGTCAACGGGTGAATTTGAGAGATTGTGCTTCGGATGTTTATCATGTTTGTGTCTGTTTGTATTAAACAGGTAGCTTTGATCACAAAAGATTCggactctttttttctttttggtgCTTCGAATACCATTCAGTTCAATCTATTCAAGCCACAATCATCTTCAGTGACTTAATTCTGGTAAAATATTAGAGCTTGGCTGCTAGTTATAGACAGaaaaatctggaataactcagcgggtcaggcagcatctctggagaaaaggaataggttaatatttccggtcgagacccttcttcagactctggttgCTGGTTAGATCTATGTTCCCCAGAgaactgcctgagccgctgagttactccagcactctgtgtccagcatctctagttccttgtttctatgtattCATCAATAACCTACTCTCTGGGTTGGATTTCATTGGGCCCGATGCTCTCTAAACCACACAAGTTCAGATCAAAGAGTTAAATCCTAGAGGTGAGATGAGAGCGAATTGCCTTGATATCAAGGCGGCATTTGATTGAGTATGGCGACATTGGGAAAAGTAAAGTCAATGGATGTcaaagcaaacagactccagtttaatttagtttattgtcacgtagacgtcggtacagtgaaacacttttttttttttttaaagtgggtgGAGTTGGAGGCTAATTGTGGCATATGCAAAATACCATTGCAAAGGTCACTCAGCTTTCTGGGTCTAACATTTGAGCCGTTTcatcaagaaggtggcatcacaggtagatagggtggtcaataaGACTTTCAGCaaattgcccttcatcagtcagggtattgagtatagaagttgggaggtcgtgttCCAGTTGTACAAAATAtaggtgaggctacatttagagcatcgtgttcagttttggtcaccttgttataggaaagctgccaagctggaaagggtgcagagaaaatttacgaggctgttgccaggactcgaggatctgagctatagagaggttGTGCAGACTAggactccttggagcgcaagaggatgaggagcGATCCTAGAGAGGTGtacagaggaatagatcaggtgaacacacaacctcttgcccagagtaggggaatagagaaccaggaggcataaagtgccctccataatgtttgggacaaagacccatcatttatttatttgcctccatactccacaatttgagatttgtaatagaaaaaaaaatacatgtggttaaagtgcacattgtcagattttattaaagggtatttttgtgcattttggtttcaccatgcagaaaatatgtttatacacagtcccccatatttcagggcaccataatgtttgggacacatggcttcacaggtgtttgtaattgcacaggtgtgtttaattgcctccttaatgcaggtattagagagctctcagcgcctagtctttccatcacctttggaaacttttattgctgtttatcaacatgaggatcaaagttgtgccaatgaaagtcaaagaagccattatgagactgagaaacaagaataaaacaccagccaaaccttaggcttaccaaaaccaactgtttggaacatcgttaagaagaaagagagcactggtgagcttactaatcgcaaagggactggcaggccaaggaagatctccacagctgatgacagaagaattctctctagaataaagaaaaatccccaaacacctgttcgacagatcagaaacactcatcaggagtcaggtgtggatttgtcaatgaccactgtctgcagaagacatcatgaacagaaatacagaagctacactgcaagatgcaaaccactggttagttgcaaaaataggatggccaggttacagtttgccaagaagtacttaaaagagcaaccacagttctggaaaaaggtcttgtggacagatgaaacaaagattaacttatatcagagtgatgagcaaagtatggaggagagaaggaactgcccaagatccaaagcataccacctcatctgtgaaacatggtggtgggggtgttatggcctgggcatgtatggctgctgaaggtacaatctcacttatcttcattgatgatgcaactgctgatggtagaagcataatgaattctgaagtgtatagacacatcctatctgctcaagttcaaacaaatgcctcaaaacccattggccggcggttcattctatagcaagacaatgatcccaaacatactgcgaaagcaacaaaggagtttttcaaagctaaaaaatggtcaattcttgagtggccaagtcaatcacccgatctgaacctaattgagcatgccttttatatgctgaagaaaaaactgaaggggactagcccagaaaacaagcataagctaaagatggctgcaatacaggcctggcagagcatcaccagagaagacacccagcaactggtgatgtccatgaatcgcagacttcaagcagtcattgcatgcaaaggatatgctaaACCCGtaaaaaatactaaacatgactacttttatttacatgacattgctgtgtctcaaacattatggtgccctgaaatggggggggactatgtataaacactgctgtaatttctacatggtgaaaccaaaatgtgtaaaaatggcctttattcaaatctgacaatgtgcactttaaccacatgtgattttttccaattacaaatctcaaattgtggagttcagaggcaaataaataaatgatgggtctttgtcccaaatattatggattaccataaggggagaaagatttaatggaaacctgtggggcaacttttttttacacaaagggtggcgggtgtatggaaagagctgccatagGACGTGGTCGAGGCTGATAGTATTCCGccttttaataaacatttagacaggtacatggataggacagatttagagggatatgggctaaacgcaggcaggtgggattagatgggacatgttggttggtgtggataagttgggccgaaggacctgtttccaggctgtatgactctataacactgACAGCAGTTCATCTAAATCCTAGGTCTCCCTTTCCAACAATGTTGTGGAAAAACTGTCATAGAtgaatagtgtggaaacaggccttttggcccaactcgcccacactgaccaacaatgtcccagctaccctagtcccacttgcctgcgcttggtccatatgccccccccaaacctgtcctatcactgtacctgtccagctgtttcttaaatgatggtatagtcccagcctcaactacctcttctggcagcttgttccatacacccaccaccctgtgtgtgaaaacgttaccccttggattcctattaaatcttttccccttcaccttgaacctatgtcctctggtcctcgattctcctactctgggtaaaagactgcgcatctacccgatttattcctcttatgattttgtatacctctataaaagatctcccctcaccctactacgctccatagaatagagacccagcctactcaacctctccctatagttcacaccctctagtcctggcaacatcctcgtaaatcttttctgaaccctttcaagcttgaccttTAAGGAGGGTGACTTAATATTTTCTGAAGAACAATTGGGCACGGACAATAAATGCTAACCTTGCAGTGATGCTCAGGTCCCACATATGAATTAACGCACATATGTAAGACCATACACCCAACATGAGCAGCACCCTAAAATAACAGTTATCTAGATATTTGAGATTGCAGTATCTATAAAATGGCTGCTTGCAAGGCCTCAAGTAATTACATCTTCATGCTCCTAAATCGTAttgaaatctaaaaaaaaaatcaaacgttTAAAAAAATGGTTATTTTAGTGTATTTGCTAATTTAATTCAAGCGGTCTAAAAATGTATCTCATCCTAAAAACCGAAAACCAATTTATGCATTGAACTCATTATGTTTATAATTATTAGCTGATGTTCAGAAtgcagatgtggaggaatttctttagccagagagtggtgaatctgtggaattaattgccacagaaggctgtggcggccaagtcattgggtatttttaaagtggagattgataggttcttgattggcgAGAGCATCAAAGGTTActtggagaaggcagtagaatgaggttgagggggggaatatagatcagccatgattgaatggcacaagcAGACACGacaggttgaatggcctaattctgctcctatatcttatgatcaACAATCTGATAATATTTAACAAATATTTTCCACATAACTGCATCGTAATATTTAGTTGTATACATTTGATGACTCATCTAACTAAATCAAAGGAGCATGGGAATGCAGAGACAAAAATAAAATGGAGATGAAATATCCTGatatgaggctggaggaggtgggGCGCAGACAGAGGACAAATCTTTAGCACATCATGCAGTGCAttggcagttttgggccccatatctaaggatgtgctggcattggagggtccagaggaggtctacgagaatgatcccaggaatgactgggttaacatatgatgcatATCCCCCTTaatgcaatggcggcagccctgtcagcagcgcgttagttttttcaactttttaattttttttagtatgttttaaagtatgtttttaatgtttctttgtgtgttttgtgtggggggtggtgtgggggggtgagggggaaaccgtttcggccgcctcctccatggagaggcgactttttccaggtcgcctcccccgtggcctaacagcaaggatcggcgcggcctttcccggagacgcgcccggggcttcagcggcgggcgcagcgtggactctcggcgtggagcgggtgagccctcgcttggACTCGCCGGAGgatagcgctccg from Amblyraja radiata isolate CabotCenter1 chromosome 2, sAmbRad1.1.pri, whole genome shotgun sequence carries:
- the pard6g gene encoding partitioning defective 6 homolog gamma, producing the protein MSRSYGRAGSLRGLDMVAVEVKSKFGAEFRRFSLCRYKPGKFDEFYNLILHTHNISNMDVLIGYADVHGDLLPINNNDNFYKAISMANPLLRVFVQRREEVDYDLFGTDSLTRKKKPLGGLRNDTLRKRVHLSISVPQDFRPVSSIIDVDILPETHRRVRLYKHGCEKPLGFYIRDGTSVRVTAHGLEKVPGIFISRLVPGGLAESTGLLAVNDEVLEVNGIEVMGKTLDQVTDMMIANSHNLIVTVKPVNQRNNVIRSSRMSGSSGHSNDSTSSHHSLSSAHAMHNYNPEDESDEEADIIIEGTNDTHSIPFKPLPSSFATSQTSVGNLSQRLQKELAFNDSIRENRASILNTLTAIKAEARHSLALTRGGIEEDGTVITL